A stretch of the Malus sylvestris chromosome 10, drMalSylv7.2, whole genome shotgun sequence genome encodes the following:
- the LOC126584924 gene encoding auxin-induced protein 15A-like, whose amino-acid sequence MGFRLPGIVSAKRSLVRSLSNSKQTASKTVDIPKGYFAVYAGERQKKRFVIPISYLNDPLFQDLLSQAEEEFGYDHPMGGITIPCSEYTFLHLTSRLSV is encoded by the coding sequence ATGGGTTTCCGGTTGCCTGGAATTGTTAGCGCCAAGAGAAGTCTCGTCCGGTCTCTATCTAATTCAAAACAGACAGCTTCAAAGACCGTAGATATCCCAAAAGGCTATTTTGCTGTGTATGCTGGGGAGAGACAGAAGAAGCGGTTTGTGATTCCAATATCATACTTGAATGATCCTTTGTTCCAAGATTTGTTGAGTCAAGCTGAAGAGGAATTTGGATATGATCATCCCATGGGTGGTATCACAATACCTTGCAGCGAATACACTTTCCTTCATCTCACTTCCCGTTTAAGTGTGTGA
- the LOC126584917 gene encoding transcription initiation factor TFIID subunit 14b-like: protein MNNGSSSKMHGPDQPEISGPAPAPKSLRTKMGKPEDSEKKIFHKKLKDVEISVPIVYGNIAFWLGKKANEYQSHKWTVYVRGATNEDLGVVIKRAVFQLHSSFNNPTRVVESPPFELSECGWGEFEIAITLFFHSDVCDKPLNLFHHLKLYPADESGPMSTKKPVVVESYDEIVFPEPSDAFLARVQNQPAVVVPRLPAGVALPPPVPVEDPSNRKRGDTKDHPLCQWFTNFSEADELLRLVTARQQVQAHIAKFRREITLLEGQHQQVNSVSDQ from the exons ATGAACAATGGTTCCTCTTCCAAAATGCACGGTCCAGATCAACCTGAAATAAGTGGACCCGCGCCTGCGCCTAAATCTCTGCGCACGAAAATGGGCAAACCGGAAGACAGTGAAAAGAAG ATTTTTCATAAGAAACTCAAAGATGTTGAGATTAGTGTTCCGATAGTGTATGGCAATATTGCATTCTGGCTCGGTAAGAAGGCGAACGA GTACCAATCACACAAGTGGACTGTGTACGTTCGTGGGGCAACCAATGAGGATCTTGGAGTGGTGATAAAACGTGCTGTTTTTCAGCTGCATTCCAGTTTCAATAATCCCACAAGGGTGGTTGAGTCACCACCATTTGAATTGTCAGAATGTGGCTGGGGTGAATTTGAAATCGCCATTACGCTTTTCTTCCACAGTGATGTTTGTGATAAGCCATTAAACTT ATTTCATCATTTGAAGTTGTACCCAGCGGATGAGTCTGGTCCTATGTCAACTAAAAAGCCTGTTGTTGTGGAATCATATGATGAGATAGTGTTCCCTGAGCCTTCAGATGCATTCTTAGCTCGTGTGCAGAATCAGCCAGCTGTAGTCGTTCCCAGACTACCTGCTGGTGTTGCTTTGCCTCCTCCTG TGCCAGTTGAGGATCCAAGTAACAGAAAGAGAGGGGACACTAAAGATCATCCCCTATGCCAGTGGTTCACGAACTTTTCAGAAGCAGATGAGCTGTTACGACTTGTAACAGCTCGTCAGCAG GTTCAAGCTCATATTGCTAAATTTCGAAGAGAGATAACTCTGCTAGAGGGGCAACATCAACAAGTGAATTCTGTCTCCGACCAGTGA